Proteins encoded within one genomic window of Hermetia illucens chromosome 2, iHerIll2.2.curated.20191125, whole genome shotgun sequence:
- the LOC119649244 gene encoding ninjurin-1 isoform X1, producing the protein MSSSQGVVIQLDQVGNRPHSNPDEETRSYNEEKDENRSLARGSFDKDHLDVKIKGSKDSVDGKNPYQSKKNVAEGMMDIALLTANANQLRFLITYNMDSKTFYFSVALIVLSLILQVSVGIALIFKVCRQMKNRGRRDKLNRTNDFLVGGVFMITVINVFVASFTTTETAKA; encoded by the exons cttcgaGTCAAGGTGTTGTGATTCAGTTGGACCAGGTTGGGAATCGGCCCCATTCTAACCCAGATGAAGAAACTCGCTCCTACAATGAAGAGAAAGACGAGAACAGATCTTTAGCGCGAGGGTCATTCGACAAGGACCATCTGGATGTGAAAATCAAAGGAAGCAAAGACTCTGTGGACGGGAAAAACCCCTATCAATCCAAGAAAAATGTTGCTGAAG GAATGATGGACATTGCACTACTTACAGCCAACGCTAATCAGTTGCGGTTTTTAATTACTTACAATATGGACTCGAAGACCTTTTACTTCAGCGTGGCCTTAATCGTGCTATCCTTGATATTACAAGTCTCCGTGGGAATCGCGCTTATTTTCAAAGTATGT CGCCAGATGAAAAATCGTGGGAGACGAGATAAATTGAATCGAACAAATGATTTTCTTGTGGGTggtgtatttatgataacagtGATTAATGTTTTCGTTGCGTCATTTACAACAACCGAAACAGCGAAAGCGTGA
- the LOC119649244 gene encoding ninjurin-1 isoform X3 yields the protein MSSSQGVVIQLDQVGNRPHSNPDEETRSYNEEKDENRSLARGSFDKDHLDVKIKGSKDSVDGKNPYQSKKNVAEANANQLRFLITYNMDSKTFYFSVALIVLSLILQVSVGIALIFKVCRQMKNRGRRDKLNRTNDFLVGGVFMITVINVFVASFTTTETAKA from the exons cttcgaGTCAAGGTGTTGTGATTCAGTTGGACCAGGTTGGGAATCGGCCCCATTCTAACCCAGATGAAGAAACTCGCTCCTACAATGAAGAGAAAGACGAGAACAGATCTTTAGCGCGAGGGTCATTCGACAAGGACCATCTGGATGTGAAAATCAAAGGAAGCAAAGACTCTGTGGACGGGAAAAACCCCTATCAATCCAAGAAAAATGTTGCTGAAG CCAACGCTAATCAGTTGCGGTTTTTAATTACTTACAATATGGACTCGAAGACCTTTTACTTCAGCGTGGCCTTAATCGTGCTATCCTTGATATTACAAGTCTCCGTGGGAATCGCGCTTATTTTCAAAGTATGT CGCCAGATGAAAAATCGTGGGAGACGAGATAAATTGAATCGAACAAATGATTTTCTTGTGGGTggtgtatttatgataacagtGATTAATGTTTTCGTTGCGTCATTTACAACAACCGAAACAGCGAAAGCGTGA
- the LOC119649244 gene encoding ninjurin-1 isoform X2 gives MSSSQGVVIQLDQVGNRPHSNPDEETRSYNEEKDENRSLARGSFDKDHLDVKIKGSKDSVDGKNPYQSKKNVAEGMMDIALLTANANQLRFLITYNMDSKTFYFSVALIVLSLILQVSVGIALIFKRQMKNRGRRDKLNRTNDFLVGGVFMITVINVFVASFTTTETAKA, from the exons cttcgaGTCAAGGTGTTGTGATTCAGTTGGACCAGGTTGGGAATCGGCCCCATTCTAACCCAGATGAAGAAACTCGCTCCTACAATGAAGAGAAAGACGAGAACAGATCTTTAGCGCGAGGGTCATTCGACAAGGACCATCTGGATGTGAAAATCAAAGGAAGCAAAGACTCTGTGGACGGGAAAAACCCCTATCAATCCAAGAAAAATGTTGCTGAAG GAATGATGGACATTGCACTACTTACAGCCAACGCTAATCAGTTGCGGTTTTTAATTACTTACAATATGGACTCGAAGACCTTTTACTTCAGCGTGGCCTTAATCGTGCTATCCTTGATATTACAAGTCTCCGTGGGAATCGCGCTTATTTTCAAA CGCCAGATGAAAAATCGTGGGAGACGAGATAAATTGAATCGAACAAATGATTTTCTTGTGGGTggtgtatttatgataacagtGATTAATGTTTTCGTTGCGTCATTTACAACAACCGAAACAGCGAAAGCGTGA